In the Phycisphaerae bacterium genome, CAAACGGCACGTCGAGCCGGCGATGTGGCTGAAGCCCGCGCAGCGGCCCGCTGCCAACAGATTCTCCAACCCCTTGGGAATCAAGCACCTATACGGCACGCCGTACGGCCGGTCAAGCCACTGGTGCAGATGCCCCTGACCGTGGACATCCAGCGGATGGTCGCAAATCGCAACCATGTCCGCGTGATCCTGCCGGTCGTACCCGGTCATCACGTCGTGCTCGGTCAGCGTGTACTCGCAGACGATCCGCCGCGTTTCGCGAACGCCGATCTGCGGGGCGGTGCCCATAAAACGACAGCGGCGATACCACGGATCGCGGCGGCGGAAGTAGTCGAAGTGCGAGAGCGACCGCCGCCTGGCCTCGGCCAGCAGCGCGCCGCGGTCCTCGTCGATCCAGCGGATGCCCGCCATCGAGCCGCACGTGTTGATCGTCCGGTAGCCGGGCGGGCACTCCAGGACGTGGGCGTCCTTGTCCAGCAGGCCGGGTTCCACGTCGTCGGGCAGGTCGAAGGGGACGTCTTCGCCGGTGTATTGGACGGCGTAGATCAGGTCAAGGGCGTTGAGCCGCCGCTGAGGGGTTTGCGGGGCGTGCGGTTCGTTGAAATCGGATTGGGCGTCCTCGCCCAACCGCCATTGGCAGCCGGCGGCGACGCAGAGATTGCCGTCGGCTGAGGAGTCGATAAATACGCGGGCGGCGATGCGGTGCTGTTGTCCGTCGCGAACCACGACGATGTGCCGGACGCGCGTGCCTGCGACTTGGGCGGCGACGAACGGGGTATCGGTCAGCACCCGCAGGTTGGGGTGTTGACCGAAGAGTTTTTCGACCGCCCAGACGTACAGGTCCACCGGAAACGGCAGCGACCAGCGGACCTCCGGCGGCGCGCCGCGGAGGGTGGATTCGTAGGGCACAAGCGGATTGGGATGGTGCGGCAGCATGGTTTGCCAGATGGTTTTGGCCAGGCCGCTGCCGCCGGCTGAGGGTTCCCAGCCGTTGATCCAGGCATTGACCGCCGTCCCGCCGATCCGCTGGTTCTTCTCGATCAGGATCACACTGGCCCCGGATTCGGCGGCGCGTACGGCGGCGCCGATCCCGGCGCTGCCCGCGCCCACGATGCATACGTCGCAGTCGTACATGAATTATTCCTACAGCGGGCTCACGTCCTGGACGAGCGGCCAGACGATCATCTCCTGGACCACCAGGTGGGCCGGCAGGGCGCAGACGTCGGCCACGATCCGGCCCAGTTCGTCCGGTTTGATGCACTTTTCGGCCACCTCGGGCGAAAAGCCTTCGAGCTTGGCCGCCCGCAGGAATTCGGTATCGCCCCATGAGGGGATCACGCAGGTCGCCCGCGCCCCGTGCGGGCGAAGCTCGACGTACAGCGAGCGGGTCAGTTGCACCAGGCCGGCCTTGGCGGCGGCGTAGACGCCCCACTGCGGCCAGGCCTCGACCGCGCAAACCGATGAGACGTTGACGATCGTGCCGGATTTTTGCTTTCGCATCTGGGCGGCGGCGCGGCGCGAGCCGAAGGCGGCCCCGGTCAGGTTCACGTCGATGCAGGAGCGGATCTGCTCGTCGGTCTGATCGGCGATTTCGGCGATTTGCACACCGGCTCCGGCGTTGTTGACCAGGATGTCCAGCCGCTTCGACTTGTCGAGCACGGCGGCAAAGAGCCGGTCCCAATCGGCTGAGCTGGTCACATCGGCGGCGATGGGTTCGGCTCCCACGTCGGCGGCGACCCGTTTGAGGTCGGCTTGGCTTCGCGCGGCGATCCAGACCCGCGCCCCGCGCATCGCCAGCATCCTGGCGATGCCCGCCCCGTATCCGCGTGACGCCCCGGTGACCACCGCCGTTTTGCCCTTGAGCGATTCGTTCATAGCCCGTCCTCCAGATGGCGTTGCGTTCGATCATACCGGCGCACAGCCCCGGCCGCCATGAACGGCGGACCGAGAAAGCTGGACGATTCCCAGGCCGGCGTGCGGAACCCGCTCGGGCACCATCGTGTTGCAGAGGTATAGGCGATCGAGCGAGTCGCTCCTAATTGGCACTTAATAGTATAAATTAAATTAATGTATTTACCGATGCAGACCCGATTCGTATGGCTTCCATCACTGATGGTGATTTTTTCCTTGACTCAACCTGTCACATATAGTACATGTGACAGGTAATCATGAAGCTGGAACCGCTGGCGAAAACGAGTCTTCTGGATGACACGGTGCATACGCTTCAGCGCAGCATCATCGCGGGCGGCTACGAACCGGGCAGCGTGCTGAGCGGCGAGGGCAAGATGGCCCAGGAGCTGGGGGTGTCGCGTACGGTGGTCCGCGAGGCGATGCGGGTGCTGGAGGCGCGGGGGTTGGTGGAGATCGCCCAGGGCAAGGCGCCGCGGTATCGGGGCGGCAATCCCGAGGCGGTTTCGGCGAGTCTGGAAGTCCTTCTGATGCGGAAGGATCACGGCTTGATGGACCTGCTGGAAGTTCGGCGTCATCTGGAGACCGAGATCGCCGCCCTGGCGGCTGAGCGGGCGACGCCCGAGCAGATTGAGGCGATGCAGCAGGCGATCGACGATCTGCGGTTGGCGAAGGATGATCTGGACGCGATGGTCGAAGCGGACATTCGGTTTCACAACCTGCTGGCCGAGGCGACGGGCAACCTTGTTTTCCGCATCATTCTGGAACCGCTGATGGGCGTGTTGCAGGCGGCGCGTCGTCAGACGCTGACGGTGTCGGGGGCCGCCCATCCCGCGGACCGGCATCAGATCATTCTCGAGGCGATCAAGCGGCGTTCGCCCGATGAGACCCGCGAGAACATGGCCAGGCACCTGGAATTGACGGCGCAGTTCGTCGCCCGGCATTACCGGCCGGCGGATTAGCCGAGACGTCACATCGTTCGTCTTGACCGGGGTATTGCGAGCGGCACCGAGGAACGTGCCTCGAAACAGCCGCTCTGGGCTTTCTGTAAGGAGGAAGAACATGTTCAAAGGCAGCGTGCTTGTCTTGGCAATGGTATTGTTGGGCGCGTTGGGCGCGTCGGCCCACGCCGACGGGGTGATCAGCATGAATATCGTCACCGTGAGTGAGAACTTCCTGAGCCCCGAACTTGTACCAGGCAACAGCTTTACGGCCGGTGTGGTCCCCGCGGCCAAGTGGAACGATTCCACCACCCCCTCGGGCGCCTGGATGGGCATGCACGACGATGCCGGTACTTGGAACGGTGCGGAATTCACCATGTATTACACCACGAATTACACGCCTCAATCACCGTGGCCCGGATATTCCGCAGCCATGGCCAATGAGGCGGACAACAAACTCCTGTCCGGGCACGTCTATAACCAGTCGGGAACCGATACCCTCGCTCAATTCCGTTATATCCCCTACGCGGCGTACGACGTGTACATCTACTACAACAGCGCCGCCGTGACAAACAACTATCAGACCTTCGCGATCGACGGCACGTCGTTCTCGGCGGTCGGATCGGAATTGACGATGGGAGCGGATTCCGCGTTCGTGCTGTCCGACGGGACCAACGACGCCAACTACGTGAAGTTCTCGAACGTGAATCTGGCTGAGTTCACCCTTCGGGCTTCTTCGACGGGCAGTTCGTACAGCTACTTCAACGGCTTCCAGATCGTCGAGGTGCCCGAGCCCATGACGATCGGCCTGCTGGCCTTCGGCGGCCTGCTGCTTCGCCGACGGGTTTAGCCGGGTTACTCTCCGCTGAAAAGGCACGCGTGGAAAGCGGCTGATCCCAAAACGATCGGCCGGCGTTCCACGCGTCTTTTTGTTTTTACCGGTTCAATCCAGTCCCATCGACGCCGGATCGAAAGACCTGGACAATCCGCAGGTCCGGTGATAGAAGATCCTTGGGCGCCGGCCGGTTCGATATATGCCGAAACACCGCTGCGAGGACATGTTGGACGAGGTTTTGGGGGGGACGAGTTTTCGTCTGTACAAGGCGTCGTGGGAGACGATCGAGCGGGAGGAATCGTACACGGTCCAATCGCCGTTCGCCCGGCTGCTGTGGATCAAAGAGGGCGACGGGGCGGTCCACCTATTCAGCCGGACCATCCCCTTGAAGGCCGAGCAGTGCGTTCTCGTGCCGACCGAGACGGCGGCGCGGTTCGAGAAGCCGGCGGGCCTGAGTTTCTACTGGACGTACTTCCGCGCGGACTACGCCGGCTGCGTCGATCTGTGCGAACTGCTGGCGCCGTCGCGTCTGACGGTTCGGATCGCCGACGGCGAGCAGCGGTTCGGCGAGCTGATCCGGTGCTTTAACCGCGACGAGGCGGCGGCGCGTCTGCGGAGCACCGCCGTTCTGATCGATCTGCTGGCGCGTTTTTTCGAGGGCTGCCGGCTCGACGCGGTTCGGGAGAAGATGTCGCGGATGTCCCGGCTGGTCGGGGTGATCCGGTTCATCGACGAGCATCTCGACCGGTCCATCGGGATCGGCGAGCTGGCCGCCCGGCTGCATTTGAGCGAGAAGTACTTTTCGAATCTGTTTTCATCGGTGATGGGCGAGCCGCCGACGGTTTACATCAACCGGCGGCGGATTGTGCGGGCGAAGCGTCATCTGCTGTTCTCGTCGCTGCCGATCGAGGCGATCGCGGGGAAGGTCGGGTTCGCCGATCCATTCTATTTCTCGCGGCTGTTCCGCCGGTACGAGGGGGTTTCGCCCCGGACGTATCGGCGTCAGCAGCTTTCGCGGTCATGAGAGGCCGAACGGCGGGTGAACCTCGCCTGCGGCGAGAACCTCCCGCCCTACCATTGCCCGTCAGAGCGTCACGCGGGTTCCGCTTTTTTGCGATTGGTAGGCGGCGGCGACGACGGCGAGGGCGGCCTGGCCGTCCTCGAAGGCGACGGCGGGTTGACGGTCACGGACCAGGGCGTCGATGAAGTCGTCGAGGCATCGGCCGATGGAGTAGTACCAGAGGGGATTGTCGTTGTCGGTCGGCACGGTCGGGACGGCGACGGCGGAGCGCTCGATCGCCTGGCACCGGACAAAGCCGTCGTCGCAGACGGCTTTCTTGGCGGCTTTGACCAGCGTCAGCGGACTGGCGCCGCTGTCGTCGATGACCAGGGTGCCTTCGGTTCCGTAGATGGTCTTGGGTTCGGTCCAGGGCAGTTCGGTCATGGCGTACGAGGCGGCCAGCGTGCCGACCGCGCCGTTTTCAAACTCGATGGTGACGAACGCGCTGTCCTCCTCCTTGTGGGCGGGCTTGACCATGAAGCGTTTGGTGACGGCGGAGACGCCAGCCGCCTCGCCGAGCAGGAACCTCATCAGGTCGATGTGGTGGATGCCCGAGTCGATCAGCACGCCGCCGCCGGACTTTTCGCGGTCGCCCTTCCAGTGGTCCGGATCGTTCATGCGGTCGATTTCATTGCCGAGGATGAAGCTGGTCATGAACATGGGGCGGCCGATCGCCCCCTGGTCGATAAGCCGTTTCGCCTGTTCGTGCATGGGCATGAATCGCTGATTGAGCACGCCGAAGAGCCGCCGTTTGGCGGAGTGGGCGGCGGCGATCATCCGCTGAGTCCCTTCGACCGAGAGGGCCGGCGGTTTTTCGCAGATCACGTGCTTGCCCGCCCGCAGCGCCTCGATCGAGACGCCCTCGTGCAGGTGCGAGGGGAGGCAGACGTCGATCAGGTCGATGGCCGGATCGTCGATCAGTTGTCGGTAGTCGCTGAGGCCGGAGAGGCCGTAGCGCCCGCAGAGGCGCTGGCGGGCGGCGTCGCTGATCTCGGCGACGACCACCTTCGCGACGTTGGGGTTCTTCGTGTGGGCGTGGACGTGCGGGTAGCTGATGGAACCCGCCCCGACGAGGCCGATCGTGAGCGCCATGGGTCGTTTCCTTGTTTAGAGCATGCCTTTGATCATGCGGTTGTAGTGCCAGGTCACGTAGTCGACGATCTCGTAGCCCGAGCCGATGTGTTCGATCGACAGATACCCGTCGTAGCCGGCCCGCCGGAGTTCGTCGATGATCCGCGGCAGGTCCAGCTCGCCCATGCCGGGGGCTTTGAAGTTGGTCCACTTCGGTTCGAGCGTCCGCTGATACTGTTGCCAGTCGAACGAACCGGGTCCAAAGCCATCGTGGACGTGGACGTGTTTGATCCGCCGGCCGTGTCGGCGGATGAAGGTCAGGTGATCGTCGGGTTTGCCGGCAAGGTACAGGTGGATCGGGTCGTAGTTGATGTACAGGTCGTCGCGTCCGACCGTCTCGAACATCTTCTCGCACGAGGCCAGCCCGTGCACCAGGTGATTGACCACCGGCTCCATGCCGAACTCGACGCCGCGTTTAGCGGCGTGGTCGAGGACTTCCAGGCACGTCTCGCGGAGAAGCTCCCACGCCTTGGGCTCGTCGCGGACGATCGGATTGGCGGCGTCCGGGTCGCCGCTGAAGCCGTGGACGAACGGCACGCCGATCATCGCCGCCTGGTCGATGCACTTTTTGTACTCAGCCAGGTATTCGGCGCGAAGGGCCGGATCGGTGGCGATCATCGGGAAGTGGGCTGAGACGGCCGAGATCGCCAGACCATGGCGGGCCGCCAGTTCGCCGGTTTTGCGGACCTGCTCGTCCGGGATGCTCAGGCCCGCGTGCCGGTTGGCCGGACCGTAGTTTCGCTCGGCGAACAGCTCGATCGCGTCGGCCCCGGTCGCGGCGACGGCTGGGATCAGTTCCTCGATCGGCCGGATTTCGCCCTTTCGCCCGTAGATACTGGTGATCAGCGACGTCTTCATCATCTTCTCCTTGATGGAACCGGCGAAGATCGTAAAGCGCGCCGCCAGCCTTTTCCAGTTGATAATGGTGCAACGGCGGACGGCCCGCCCGCGCCGGCAGCGCCCACCGCGCCGAACCCCGCCCAACCCGCTGCGCGAAGGGTTGTTTGACAAGAGGGGGACACCGCAAACGCGAGAGGGTTACGGAGGCATCTTCAATTTCCGTCGATATCCGGAGGATAGTCCTCGCGATCAACGCGTTGTCGGGCGTCCGTATCGATGTAGCCGAGATTCCGCAGGTGCCACAACACGGAGTGCCAGCCGCACTGGAGCCGCTGAGCCACTTCGAGTACGCCGGCCTTCGAGTTGATGGGTTCGGTCGCGTGAGAAACGGCCTTTTCCACAAGCCTTTCCGGCATCAACACCATCGCCGCGAAGGCGTTGGCCCGGCTCTCGAGGTCCTCGGGCGCCCACGAACCGCTGGACAGGGCAAGCCGGCGGCCACGAGAACGATCGTAGAGGATGTGGCACAGCTCGTGGGCCAATCCGAATCGTTTGCCTGGTCCGTGCCGGTTATAGGCGTGCGTCGTGTTGACGAGGATCCCCGGCTGGTGATCGGGCGACGCCACCGCCAGACCGCGAACCGAATCCGTAATCAACATCCTTTCCTGCGCGTCGATGCCAAGGTCCCTGATGATCCCGGCAATGTCGAGCGGGGCTGACTCCTGATCCGCGCCGAGGGCCTGGAGAAAATCCTTTGCCAACTCGTAGCCCTGCTGCCATGGGCGAATCTGGTAGGACGGCGGCGGAGGCGTACGTTCCAGAGGACACAAGCGATCGGATTCACGGCCCATTCGCGACAGATCAACCACGTATTGGGCCAACGTCACCGCATCCGATTCCTGAATGTCCGGCGCCGCCGAGGCGAGCATGAGGGCGGCGTCTCCCGAGTCGCTGATCACAAGGTGGTCGGGACCGGTCTTGGCGGCGAGAAGGGCGTCCGCAGCGCCGTTGAAGCGTTCGATCATCCGCTGCTTGATGGCGCGCCACCGGGTCTGCATCGTCTGCTCATCGGCGCCGAGCGCCGCCAGCCACATGAGCCGACGATCCGTCTCCGTCGTCGAAAGGCAGGTGACCCGTCGCCTGAGTTCGCGGAGCGTCGAGGACTCAGGCAGCCGCTCAAGCAGATGGTCGATCGCGCTGGACAAGACGTCGAAAAGCACCCCGGCCACCGTTTCGGGGGCAACCGTCGCACGGCCCCGATCGCAGGTGAAGCGGTAGTGTTCGGGCATGCCCGCCAAAGGGGTCGGCCCCCAGGATACCTCGATGTCATCCCGAAGGCGTCGGAAGACCACGTCGGGGAACAAGCCTCCGTCACGGGCGGCACGCAGAGCGTGTCGCCGCCACCAGCTCGACCATGCCTGTTCCCAGGCGCTGAGCCTGCCGGTGTCCTTTTCGACGAAGTAGGGGGGGAAAGCCGTTCTCTGTATGGAAGACCAGGCGTCGCTTTCGACGTTGCGGACGGGCAGCCTCTCTTCGTGCAACAGGGCGTCCCAGTTCTCGATCAGCCACTCGAAGAGCGGCAGGAGATGCCAGGAGACGCTGGGCAGGATGCCGCCTTCTTCCAGATGCGAGCAGAGGTTCACCCCGTTGACCCAGATTTCGAAAGCCCCCCAACTGGCGCGCATCTCGGGGGAGACGAAACCGTTGGCGTCGGGATCGTCCCGAAACTCCACTCGCAGAGCGAACGTGTTGTCGCCCTTGATCTTTCCCCAGCGATCCGCCATTCGAACGTCCTAGTTCCAGAACCTTTTGATATCGCGTCGGTTAACGACGCCTTGGTGTTCCCATTTCTCCCGAACGGTTTGAGGGACTTCGACCCATCCCACCGGATAGCCGTGCCAAACGTCCGTTCCATGCCGTTGCGCACAAAAGGCGCGGCCCTGGTGATAGGCATACCGTTTGTCGCCTGCCACCTCGCTTCGCTCCAACAATTCCCGGGCCAACCTTGGCGTGACGTCTTCCGGACATCGGGACCCCTTTCGGCCAGGCTGCCAGGGATCCTTATGCTTTGGGTTGCCCTCATATCTCACGAAGCCGGCCCCATAAGAATGACTGCCCCATTATCATTATTATATAGTTCTGTGTTTGTATCTTCAAGGTGATCTAATTTAGCCGCGTCCCTTGGCGTACCAGTCGGGATCTTCGGCCAGCTTTTTCTGGGCCTCTTCGATCATCATGGCAAACGCCGGATGGTCGCTGGGCCAGGCGCGTTCGTGGAAGTCGGTTCCGTCCATCTTCTTGATTTCGGGCATGGCTTCGCGGAAGTAGCTGCCGTAGATGTGCAGGGAGTCGACGATGTCGACGTAGCGGCCGACGTTGACGGGCCGGCCGATCTTCTGGCTGATGCGCTGGGCCACCTGCCGCTGCAGGTCGGTCAGGGCGTAGGCGTTCATGTACCAGGCCTTGTAGAGGTCGCGGCTTCGCCAGTGCGAGTTCATGTTCAGGACGGCGGCGCCGGCTTCGTCGTCGATGATGCGGAACCAGAGCCGCTGAAGGCAGGGCGGGTCGTAGGTCTGCGGGTCGGCGGTCGGCATCCAGGTGATGGCCTGAGCCCGACGGGTGTGGAAGGTCTGGGAGAGTTTTTCGACGACGTAGGCGATCTGGTCCACCGCGGCGAACGGCTTGGGGCCGTCGGCCCGGCTCAGGTCATTGGTCGGGCTGTAGGCGAACAGCCGCTCGTGATATGTATAGGTCCACTTGTCCTCGGCTGGGTTGATCCAGTGGTCGTGGATCCCGTCGCAGACCTCCTGGCGATAGGCCTCCAGCTCCTCCGGTCCGCCGGGAAAATTCTTGTGGATTCGCGGCTCGTTGAACGGGTTGGCGACGGTGATCATGACGGTGGCGTCGCGGCTGAGCGGATCGCCGGGCTTGTCGTACTCGGTCCGCACCTCGACGCCGTGCTTCCAGACCGCCAGCACTGCCTTCTCCCACGCCTCGGGCAGGCAGTGGGCCGTCACCGTCAGGGTCGGTATGTTCCCGTCGCGCGCCATATACGTTAGTCCTTTCTGGAAAGCCACTTGCGGAAAGACCGGTCGAGCGGGCCGCTTGCCCCGGCCTGGAGCATACTTTACGCCGCCCGGCTCGTCAGTGCAAGTCCAAACCGTCGTTTGGGCCTGAGGGGGGCGGAATTCGGCCGCTTTCTTGACTTGAACTTATAACCGTACAACAATTCCTTTGACGTGCGTCAATTAAGTGGTTATTATAAAATTTGTAGTCATCATAACCATCAGCCGTTCGAGAGGAGTTTGCGTTGTCGCCCGATACCTCCGCAAGTCAGACGAGCACGGACGCCGGCGACGATCTGAGGCGGCTCGCTGAGCGGATCTTCCAGCTCAACCTGATGTTCTGGGCCCTTCGCCACAAGAACCGCACCGATGATCCCAACGACCTGACCGAACCCGAGTTCGCCACGCTGGATACGCTGGTCGGTCACGGCGTGTGCACGGTCGGGACGCTGCAGAAGGCCCTTAACGTTCAGCCGGCCCAGATGTCGCGGATCATCCGATCGCTGGAGGCCAAAGCGGGCAAGAAGATGGTTGAATGCCAGTTGAACCCCAAGGATAAGCGGCGGATCGACGTGACCGTCACCGCCCAGGGCCGCAAGGCCTATCAGGACTACCGCGAGCTTCGCCTCGACGCGAACATGGAACTGCTGGCCAGTCTGTCCAAGACGGAACAGCGGGAGCTGATCAAGTTGCTGGACCGGTTTGGGGCGTTGATGTCCGAACGGCTGGGCGGCGAGAAGTAGCCCTTCTTCCGGAGAGGTTTGTCCACCACCGGTGGCGAGAAGGGGGCGTTCGCGTTTCCCCGATTACTTGGCGGCTTTGTCGCCACCCTGCGGGGTGACGGTGGTGGAGACGTTGGAGGGCGGTTCCTGCGGTTTAGCCTTTTCGCCCTTGGGCCACCACCAGAACAGGTCCAGGCGCTGCTGGTCGCTGCGGATCACGCGGCTTTGCATCCTGTTTTCCCGCTGGGGTTTATAGCCGTAGGCGGTCGGGTTCGAGCCGTCGAAGAAGTAGCGGGGCGGACCGGTGTCCCGGCTCTCGGCGCATCCGCTCAGGCCGGCCAGCAACACCAGGAGCACCGCCCCAAGCCAAATCCTTCCACTCGTCATTCCGCGGGTTCTTTCCACAAATACAGATTCTAGCAGGATTTCGCTCCGGTTCAACCGCCTTCTCCGGGCCGCCCCGGCCGCTGGGCGGCTGGAGACCCGTGGCGAATTGGGTCTTTCATCCCGGAGCAACACCCTCTATAATGCCCGGTGGTGGGGTTTTCCGTGAACGGGCAACCGCATACCTCTTTGCCGGGATGATTCCCGGGGACCGGGCCTTGCGGCCGCTTTGTCTTTGGTGGGGTTCAGGACAAAGGAGGATCACATGGGAGCGGGTTCCGCTGCGGACGGCAACGGGGACGTGGGCCGACCGGGACTGCCTCAGAAGACCACGAGCATCTGTCCCGAATGCCTGGAGGTCCTTCCGGCCGAGCTGTACGAACGCGAGGGGAAGGTCTGGATGGCCAAGCGCTGTCCGAGGCATGGGGAGTTCGTGGAACTGATCAGTTCCGACGCGGCGTTCTTCGAGAAGATGGACCGCTGGGACTGGGAATACCCAGCGGAGTTGGAGCATCAGGACGTCGCGTCGAAGAACGGCTGTCCCAACGACTGCGGGTTGTGCCCGTCGCACCGCAGCCGGGCGATGATGATCAACATCGACCTGACCAACCGCTGCAACCTCGACTGCCCGGTGTGCTTCGCCAACGCGAATCGGTCGGGCCGCGTCTACGAGGTGACGGTCGAGCAGATTCGCCGGATGCTCGACGCCAGCGTGGCCGCCTATGGCGACGCGCCGCCGTGCGTCCAGTACAGCGGCGGGGAGCCGACGGTGCATCCGGATTTTCTGGAGGTTCTGCGGATCTCCAAGGAGGCGGGGTTTGCCCAGATCCAGGCGGCCACCAACGGCTTGAAGTTTGCCCGCGATCCGGGTTTCGCCCGCGCCGCTTCGGAGGCTGGGCTCAACGTGGCTTACTTGCAGTTCGACGGGGTCAGCGACGAGGTGTACCGGCGGACCCGCGGCCGTCCGCTGTGGGAGCTCAAGCAGCGGGCGGTCGAGAACATCGCCGGCGCGGGCATGCAGATCTGCCTGGTGCCGACCGTCGCCCGCGGAGTCAACGACCACCAGATCGGCGCTATCTACCGATTCGCGCTCGAGCACATCGACGCGGTGGCTGCGATCAGTTGGCAGCCGGTGGTCTTCACCGGGCGGATTGACTTCCAGCAGCGCCTGGCCATGCGTTTCACCAACGCCGACCTGGCCCGGTGTCTGGAGGAGCAGACCGGCGGCGAGGTCGCGATGGACCGCGACTGGTACACGCTGTCGTTCGTCGAGCCGTTCTCGAAGCTGGTCGAGGCGATCACCGGCGAGCGCCAGGCGGCTGTCTCGTGCCATCGGCACTGCGGGCTGGGCACCTATGTGGTGGTTGGCCGGGACGGGCGGCGCGGGTATCCGATCCCGAAGTTCATCGACGTCGAGGCTTTGATGGGCCGGATGCACGAACTGGCGGCAAAGCTCGGGCAGCGCCGATGGTTCAAGAAGCTCACGCTGATGCGAGCGCTCAACGACCTGCCCGCGATGTTCCGGCCGGACCAGGCACCCGACGGCTGGGACACCAGGGTGCTGTTGGATTTCATGAACGCGTTCGTCGACTTCCGCCGGCGCTATCCGGACAACACGGCGCGGATCGAGGACGTCAAACAAACCGGATGGCGATACCTCTTGATGGTGGCGATGCACTTCCAGGACGTCTACAATTACCAACTGCCACGGGTGCAGCGGTGCGTGATCCACTACGCCGCGCCCGACGGGCGGTTTTATCCGTTCTGCACGTACAACTGCGGACCGAATTTCCGCGAGCGGGTGGAGCGGGCGTGTTCGCGGCCGATTGGCGCATCGATTCCGGCGACCGCCGGTGCGCCGGCCGCTTCGGAAATTTCAGCCGGTCGCCGATGACCGGTGGTATGAACGCATCGAACGACAACCGGGGCGATCCGTGGGCCAGGGCCCGGGCCCAGATGGTGGCGTGGCAGATCGAGGCCCGCAACGTCCGCGATCCGCGGGTGCTTCGCGCGATGGGCGAGTTGCCGCGCGAGCGGTTCGTCCCGGCGGGCCAGCGCGATCAGGCCTACGAGGACCGCGCCCTGCCCATCGGCTGCGATCAGACGATCTCCCAGCCGTACATGGTCGCGTTGATGACCGAGAAGCTCTCGGTCGGGCCGGACGACCGCGTGCTGGAGATCGGGACCGGCTCGGGCTATCAACTGGCCCTTCTGGCCATGCTGGCCGGCCGGGTCTACACGGTCGAGTGCCAGGCGGAACTGGCGGCTGAGGCGCGGAGCGTGCTGGAGGAATTGGGCTTGGTCAACGTGGAGTATCGCGTGGACGACGGAAGCCTCGGCTGGCCCGAGCACGCCCCGTACGATCGGATCATGGTGACCGCCGGGGCGCCGGAGGTTCCCGAGGCCCTGGTCGAGCAACTGACCGACGGCGGGATCATGGTCATTCCCGTCGGACCCGAGGACAGCCAGACCCTGCTGCAGATCCGAAAGGATGGGCAAGCGATCCGGCGTCAGCCGGTGATCGCGTGCCGCTTCGTCAAACTCCGCGGCAATCAGGGCTGGCCTGAAAGCTAGTGCCGTTTCCATAAACTCACTATCGTTTTTCCCGAGCGTGCTGATTTCGATACGTGACGTAGCGTTGCAGGGCTCGGCGAAGTTCGTCGTGGCCATGGTAGTCGGTGTTTTCGAGCACAAAGCGTTTGATCGGCGTGAAGTGACATTCGATGGGATTCAGCCATGAGGCGTTGGTGGGCGTCCAGATCAGATGGATGTTGTTCCGGCGGCACCAGCGGCGGA is a window encoding:
- a CDS encoding IS630 family transposase, which encodes RRWCRRNNIHLIWTPTNASWLNPIECHFTPIKRFVLENTDYHGHDELRRALQRYVTYRNQHAREKR